The following proteins are encoded in a genomic region of Drosophila bipectinata strain 14024-0381.07 chromosome XL, DbipHiC1v2, whole genome shotgun sequence:
- the cib gene encoding thymosin beta, translating to MAAPAAPALKDLPKVAENLKSQLEGFNTEKLKNASTQEKIILPTAEDVAAEKTQKSIFEGITAFDQNNLKHTETNEKNPLPDKEAIEQEKEKNEFIAGIENFDAKKLKHTETNEKNVLPTKEVIEAEKQA from the exons ATGGCCGCCCCAGCTGCACCAGCCCTTAAGGACCTTCCCAAGGTGGCCGAGAACCTGAAGAGCCAGTTGGAGGGCTTCAATACGGAGAAACTGAAGAATGCCAGCACCCAGGAGAAGATCATTCTGCCCACCGCTGAAG ATGTGGCTGCCGAGAAGACCCAAAAGTCGATCTTTGAGGGAATCACGGCGTTCGATCAGAACAACTTGAAGCACACGGAGACCAACGAGAAGAACCCGTTGCCCGATAAGGAAG CCATCGAGCAGGAGAAGGAGAAGAATGAGTTCATCGCCGGCATCGAGAACTTTGATGCGAAAAAGCTAAAGCACACCGAGACAAACGAGAAGAACGTGCTGCCCACCAAGGAGGTCATCGAGGCCGAGAAGCAGGCTTAG